The Doryrhamphus excisus isolate RoL2022-K1 chromosome 18, RoL_Dexc_1.0, whole genome shotgun sequence genome contains a region encoding:
- the sp7 gene encoding transcription factor Sp7 isoform X2 — protein MAASILEEEARYGSSPLAMLTATCNKFGSTSPVRDSATPGKNSSTTPLKKPYNMTSDLQTAKNARTADGSGLADSYSGSFTTAGGGGLLTPTGSPPPTTGGYTTEYNPFSHSFQTSVSQDQSLLVSKSHATADCLTSVYTSLDMTHPYGSWYKAGIHPGITAAPANATSSWWDVHPNSNWLSATQPQSDGGLQASLQPVAPQASLSPQLPSYSTDFTPLNPAPYPSVGLGSSSHLLQPSQHMLPQDMYKPKPVQGAGLIESPMGLKPARGSGGYSAGSTPSRSSCDCPNCQELERLGASAASLRKKPVHSCHIPGCGKVYGKASHLKAHLRWHTGERPFVCNWLFCGKRFTRSDELERHVRTHTREKKFTCLLCNKRFTRSDHLSKHQKTHADSALQGKTVTAEGDADHRNEETTELNVGAGNPVTDPIANGDEKTGAPAGVENSSGLLEI, from the exons ATGGCCGCATCTATTCTGGAG gaagaAGCACGCTATGGCTCCAGTCCTCTGGCTATGCTAACTGCAACCTGTAACAAGTTCGGCAGCACCAGCCCAGTCAGGGACTCTGCGACACCCGGTAAGAACAGCAGCACCACGCCACTTAAGAAGCCCTACAACATGACCTCCGACCTTCAGACAGCCAAGAACGCTCGCACCGCAGACGGCAGCGGCCTGGCGGACTCCTATAGCGGCTCCTTCACCACAGCTGGAGGCGGCGGACTGCTCACTCCGACTGGAAGCCCCCCTCCCACCACCGGAGGCTACACTACAGAATATAACCCCTTCTCCCACTCCTTCCAGACATCCGTCTCCCAGGATCAGTCCTTGTTAGTGTCCAAAAGCCACGCCACGGCGGACTGTCTCACCAGTGTCTATACCTCGCTAGATATGACACACCCTTATGGCTCATGGTACAAAGCCGGCATCCATCCAGGGATCACCGCCGCCCCTGCTAATGCCACGTCTTCTTGGTGGGACGTCCATCCCAACTCCAACTGGCTGTCAGCGACCCAGCCTCAATCGGACGGCGGTCTCCAAGCTTCGCTTCAGCCGGTGGCGCCTCAGGCTTCCCTTAGCCCACAGTTGCCCAGCTACAGCACCGATTTCACCCCCTTAAACCCAGCTCCCTACCCTTCGGTGGGTCTGGGCTCCTCCTCACACCTCCTCCAGCCCTCCCAGCACATGCTGCCCCAGGACATGTACAAGCCCAAGCCTGTGCAAGGCGCGGGGTTAATTGAGAGTCCCATGGGGTTAAAGCCAGCGAGGGGATCAGGGGGCTACAGTGCAGGTTCGACGCCCTCAAGGTCCTCCTGCGACTGTCCCAACTGCCAGGAGCTGGAGAGACTGGGGGCGTCGGCCGCGTCTCTGAGGAAGAAGCCGGTCCACAGCTGCCACATCCCGGGTTGTGGGAAAGTCTACGGCAAGGCCTCCCACCTGAAGGCCCACCTGCGCTGGCACACGGGTGAGAGGCCCTTTGTGTGCAACTGGCTCTTCTGCGGGAAGCGCTTCACCCGCTCAGACGAACTGGAGAGACACGTGCGCACCCACACGCGGGAGAAGAAGTTCACCTGCCTCCTGTGTAACAAACGCTTCACCCGCAGCGACCACCTCTCCAAACACCAGAAGACCCACGCAGACTCCGCGCTGCAGGGGAAAACCGTGACCGCGGAGGGAGACGCCGACCACCGGAACGAGGAGACGACGGAGCTCAATGTCGGCGCCGGCAATCCCGTCACTGACCCAATCGCCAATGGAGACGAGAAGACGGGGGCGCCCGCCGGGGTGGAAAACAGCAGCGGACTCTTGGAGATCTGA
- the sp7 gene encoding transcription factor Sp7 isoform X1, with translation MAASILEVGNLIEEARYGSSPLAMLTATCNKFGSTSPVRDSATPGKNSSTTPLKKPYNMTSDLQTAKNARTADGSGLADSYSGSFTTAGGGGLLTPTGSPPPTTGGYTTEYNPFSHSFQTSVSQDQSLLVSKSHATADCLTSVYTSLDMTHPYGSWYKAGIHPGITAAPANATSSWWDVHPNSNWLSATQPQSDGGLQASLQPVAPQASLSPQLPSYSTDFTPLNPAPYPSVGLGSSSHLLQPSQHMLPQDMYKPKPVQGAGLIESPMGLKPARGSGGYSAGSTPSRSSCDCPNCQELERLGASAASLRKKPVHSCHIPGCGKVYGKASHLKAHLRWHTGERPFVCNWLFCGKRFTRSDELERHVRTHTREKKFTCLLCNKRFTRSDHLSKHQKTHADSALQGKTVTAEGDADHRNEETTELNVGAGNPVTDPIANGDEKTGAPAGVENSSGLLEI, from the exons ATGGCCGCATCTATTCTGGAGGTAGGGAATCTAATT gaagaAGCACGCTATGGCTCCAGTCCTCTGGCTATGCTAACTGCAACCTGTAACAAGTTCGGCAGCACCAGCCCAGTCAGGGACTCTGCGACACCCGGTAAGAACAGCAGCACCACGCCACTTAAGAAGCCCTACAACATGACCTCCGACCTTCAGACAGCCAAGAACGCTCGCACCGCAGACGGCAGCGGCCTGGCGGACTCCTATAGCGGCTCCTTCACCACAGCTGGAGGCGGCGGACTGCTCACTCCGACTGGAAGCCCCCCTCCCACCACCGGAGGCTACACTACAGAATATAACCCCTTCTCCCACTCCTTCCAGACATCCGTCTCCCAGGATCAGTCCTTGTTAGTGTCCAAAAGCCACGCCACGGCGGACTGTCTCACCAGTGTCTATACCTCGCTAGATATGACACACCCTTATGGCTCATGGTACAAAGCCGGCATCCATCCAGGGATCACCGCCGCCCCTGCTAATGCCACGTCTTCTTGGTGGGACGTCCATCCCAACTCCAACTGGCTGTCAGCGACCCAGCCTCAATCGGACGGCGGTCTCCAAGCTTCGCTTCAGCCGGTGGCGCCTCAGGCTTCCCTTAGCCCACAGTTGCCCAGCTACAGCACCGATTTCACCCCCTTAAACCCAGCTCCCTACCCTTCGGTGGGTCTGGGCTCCTCCTCACACCTCCTCCAGCCCTCCCAGCACATGCTGCCCCAGGACATGTACAAGCCCAAGCCTGTGCAAGGCGCGGGGTTAATTGAGAGTCCCATGGGGTTAAAGCCAGCGAGGGGATCAGGGGGCTACAGTGCAGGTTCGACGCCCTCAAGGTCCTCCTGCGACTGTCCCAACTGCCAGGAGCTGGAGAGACTGGGGGCGTCGGCCGCGTCTCTGAGGAAGAAGCCGGTCCACAGCTGCCACATCCCGGGTTGTGGGAAAGTCTACGGCAAGGCCTCCCACCTGAAGGCCCACCTGCGCTGGCACACGGGTGAGAGGCCCTTTGTGTGCAACTGGCTCTTCTGCGGGAAGCGCTTCACCCGCTCAGACGAACTGGAGAGACACGTGCGCACCCACACGCGGGAGAAGAAGTTCACCTGCCTCCTGTGTAACAAACGCTTCACCCGCAGCGACCACCTCTCCAAACACCAGAAGACCCACGCAGACTCCGCGCTGCAGGGGAAAACCGTGACCGCGGAGGGAGACGCCGACCACCGGAACGAGGAGACGACGGAGCTCAATGTCGGCGCCGGCAATCCCGTCACTGACCCAATCGCCAATGGAGACGAGAAGACGGGGGCGCCCGCCGGGGTGGAAAACAGCAGCGGACTCTTGGAGATCTGA